In the Lepidochelys kempii isolate rLepKem1 chromosome 3, rLepKem1.hap2, whole genome shotgun sequence genome, one interval contains:
- the RBM34 gene encoding RNA-binding protein 34 gives MELPPPTQMKTSQAAKAPRPAPRGAGKECERNEAGASSEDYVIGQVVNSLFQNKSTTCSPHPLAHLFNASESETQPVFVAVPRENKKRKHTEVERATEAQSSSTKREPPIKLKKAKKNKLSIAEKKLANRECALEQADEEEEEKGIKVKQKLKNRTSQAVTKSLASSANEMDVKQCSKKSQIKEAEEILKNQRTVFVGNLPISCTVQMLKSFFKEYGQIESIRFRSLVPAEDTLSKKLAAIKHKMHPNMKYINAYVVFKEEGAATKALKRNGTQIANGFHIRVDLASKATSHDNKRSIFVGNLSYEIEDDTVREHFSECGNVVAVRIVRDKNTGTGKGFGYVLFETTDAVHLALKLNNSEVNGRKLRVKRCVEKEKNQKSSDNAKNSGPKHRFGTSLKNTKRYTNNSFAGEKATPLKKKTKRPKSVTKTKGGKHK, from the exons ATggaactgcccccccccacccagatgaAAACTTCTCAAGCGGCGAAAGCTCCAAGGCCCGCGCCGCGCGGAGCAGG cAAGGAATGTGAGCGAAATGAAGCAGGTGCATCATCTGAAGACTATGTCATTGGACAAGTTGTCAACAGTTTGTTTCAAAATAAGTCCACAACATGCAGCCCACACCCCTTGGCACATCTTTTTAATGCTTCTGAGTCTGAAACACAGCCAGTGTTTGTTGCTGTGCCAAGA GAGAATAAGAAACGAAAGCATACAGAAGTGGAAAGGGCAACAGAAGCTCAGAGCTCATCTACTAAACGGGAACCTCCTATAAAACTGAAGAAAGCCAAAAAGAACAAACTGTCTATAGCAGAGAAAAAGTTGGCAAACAG AGAGTGTGCATTGGAACAGgcagatgaagaggaggaggaaaaagggaTCAAGGTCAAACAGAAGCTAAAAAATAGAACATCTCAAGCTGTCACCAAAAGCCTTGCTAGTTCAGCTAATGAAATGGATGTAAAACAGTGCTCGAAGAAAAGTCAAATTAAGGAAGCTGAGGAGATACTAAAGAATCAGAGAACTGTGTTTGTTGGGAATTTACCTATCAGCTGTACTGTACAG ATGCTGAAGTCATTTTTTAAGGAATATGGACAGATAGAATCAATTCGATTCCGTTCTTTG GTTCCAGCAGAGGATACTTTATCCAAAAAGTTAGCAGCCATAAA GCATAAGATGCATCCtaatatgaaatatattaatGCTTATGTGGTTTTTAAGGAAGAAGGTGCTGCCACTAAAGCTCTTAAAAG AAATGGAACTCAAATTGCCAATGGATTTCACATCAGAGTTGACCTTGCTTCAAAAGCCACTTCT CATGACAATAAGAGGTCTATATTTGTGGGAAATCTCTCATATG AAATTGAAGACGATACTGTGCGAGAACACTTTTCTGAATGTGGAAATGTAGTAGCTGTTCGAATTGTGAGAGACAAAAACACTGGCACTGGCAAAGGGTTTGGCTATGTTCTGTTTGAG ACTACAGATGCTGTACATCTTGCTCTGAAACTAAACAACTCCGAAGTGAATGGAAGAAAGCTTAGAGTGAAACGCTGCGTTGAGAAGGAGAAAAACCAGAAAAGTTCAGACAACGCAAAGAACTCTGGTCCAAAGCACAGATTTGGTACTTCATTAAAAAATACAAAGAGATATACCAATAATTCATTTGCTGGTGAAAAAGCAACCccattgaaaaagaaaacaaagagacCAAAAAGTGTGACTAAAACAAAAGGTGGGAAACACAAATAA